In the Flavobacterium sp. J372 genome, one interval contains:
- a CDS encoding polysaccharide biosynthesis/export family protein, with protein MENALKYENTLQPDDNLMITVTGANADLVQDFNMSFLYRRSTEMISNTDNSGYTYLIDQNGDINFPILGKLRLAGLTRIEAENYIKERLTQYINNPGVNLRVTNFKVSVIGEVGRPGSQQVTGDRITIFEALSAAGDLTIYGKRKDVMIIREKDNVKKNNPG; from the coding sequence ATGGAAAATGCTTTAAAGTATGAAAATACATTGCAGCCAGATGATAACCTTATGATTACGGTTACAGGCGCAAACGCAGATTTGGTGCAGGATTTCAACATGTCTTTTCTGTACAGGCGCAGTACGGAAATGATTAGTAATACTGATAATTCAGGCTATACTTATCTTATTGATCAGAACGGAGATATTAATTTCCCGATTTTAGGAAAATTAAGGCTTGCAGGGCTCACAAGGATTGAGGCTGAAAACTATATTAAAGAAAGGCTTACCCAGTATATTAATAATCCCGGGGTAAACCTGAGGGTTACAAATTTTAAAGTATCTGTAATTGGGGAGGTGGGCCGGCCGGGCTCGCAGCAAGTTACCGGTGACAGGATAACCATCTTTGAGGCACTTAGTGCGGCTGGTGATTTAACAATTTATGGAAAACGTAAAGATGTTATGATAATCAGGGAAAAAGATAACGTAAAAAAAAATAACCCAGGTTGA
- a CDS encoding polysaccharide biosynthesis tyrosine autokinase — protein sequence MQENKDLNQNPDFNFNLKDIVYRYLSRWPWFLLAILFSLSAAYLYLRYSVNQYSASATILVKDDKKGGMVGEIAAISDIDVLKKVKSTVDNEMQIINSRTIVTKAVDSLKLNIQYFSDGRLRQEDLYKASPIEIVFNNKIEKSGSYAVESTDAQNFELFDSEDNLIGKYKFGQLVPKLNFTVINKTGDSNINTKFKYLPLLSSAQIYKSKLNVRLIAENTSVVELSIVDQNKDRAQDFLDMVIWHYNQDAIDDKKAVFRRTSEFINQRIDSLGVELSVVERQGERYKIANRLTDITSESGLYIQNASELNRQLNDVDTQLAIVSSLMNTIRRAGPLELIPTNVLTTSSQDATSAPVLISNYNTMILRQRDYMNDSGPENPRVKQINAQLPVLKDNILSSLQTLIENLRIKKRELLSQQGNVSSKISAVPTQQREYKGISRQEGLKEAIYVYLLQKREEIAISLAATEPNAKIIDSALAASTPVSPKTGTIYLSALFLGCFIPLGIFYVRDILDTKIHGSAIIKQLSIPYIGDIPKADNNDEIVTLNSRSSTAESLRIVRTNLEFMLSRVPEGVGKTIFVTSTIPQEGKTFISVNLSATIAMSGKKVLLIGMDIRNPKLDEYIDIPSKGLSNYLSTSSNASYKEYVVKLKDYDNLYVIPPGIIPPNPAELLMSPKIEELFNDLQQEYDYIVVDTAPVSLVTDTLIIAHHAHSFLYVVRDNHLDKRLLSVPESLYNEGKLPNMGIILNDTVKHHGYAYGYGYGYGYGYGYGYGPAVKKKSLLDRILRRK from the coding sequence ATGCAAGAGAATAAAGATTTAAATCAAAATCCTGATTTTAATTTTAACCTTAAAGATATTGTATACAGGTATCTTTCCAGGTGGCCGTGGTTCTTATTAGCAATATTATTTTCACTTTCTGCCGCATATCTTTATTTGCGCTACAGTGTTAACCAGTATAGCGCTTCAGCCACAATACTCGTGAAGGACGACAAAAAAGGTGGTATGGTTGGCGAAATTGCTGCAATTTCAGATATTGATGTACTAAAGAAGGTGAAAAGTACCGTAGATAATGAAATGCAGATTATCAATTCGCGTACAATTGTAACAAAAGCGGTTGATTCATTAAAGCTGAATATCCAGTATTTTAGTGACGGACGCCTGCGACAGGAAGATTTGTATAAAGCATCACCTATCGAAATCGTATTCAACAATAAGATTGAAAAGTCAGGAAGTTATGCAGTAGAAAGTACTGACGCACAAAATTTTGAACTTTTTGACAGTGAAGACAATTTAATAGGTAAGTATAAATTTGGCCAGCTTGTACCTAAATTGAATTTTACTGTAATCAATAAAACAGGCGATAGTAACATCAATACCAAATTTAAATACCTGCCGCTCCTGTCATCTGCCCAGATTTATAAAAGTAAGCTTAATGTAAGGCTGATTGCTGAAAATACAAGTGTTGTTGAGCTATCAATTGTTGACCAGAATAAAGACAGGGCTCAGGATTTTCTGGATATGGTAATATGGCACTATAACCAGGATGCTATTGATGATAAAAAGGCTGTTTTCAGAAGGACCAGTGAATTTATCAATCAAAGGATAGATTCATTAGGTGTTGAGCTAAGCGTTGTTGAAAGGCAGGGTGAAAGATATAAGATAGCTAACAGGCTTACTGACATAACATCAGAATCGGGGTTATATATACAAAATGCATCAGAACTTAATCGACAGCTAAATGATGTTGACACCCAACTTGCTATTGTATCTTCACTGATGAATACAATCAGAAGGGCAGGGCCGCTAGAGCTTATACCAACCAACGTCCTTACTACGTCGTCACAGGATGCTACTTCAGCACCAGTGCTGATATCCAACTACAATACCATGATATTAAGGCAGCGGGATTATATGAATGACTCGGGGCCTGAAAATCCTAGGGTGAAACAGATAAATGCACAATTACCTGTCTTAAAAGATAATATACTTTCAAGCCTTCAAACTCTTATAGAGAACTTAAGGATAAAGAAGAGGGAGTTACTGTCACAGCAGGGTAACGTTAGCTCAAAAATATCGGCAGTACCTACACAGCAGAGAGAATACAAAGGGATTTCAAGGCAGGAAGGCTTAAAAGAGGCCATATATGTATATCTTCTGCAAAAAAGAGAAGAAATTGCTATATCTCTTGCCGCGACAGAGCCTAATGCTAAAATTATTGATTCTGCATTGGCTGCCAGTACGCCCGTATCTCCTAAAACCGGTACAATATATTTGTCTGCCCTGTTTTTAGGATGTTTTATTCCTTTAGGAATTTTCTATGTACGCGATATACTTGATACAAAAATTCACGGTTCAGCTATAATCAAACAATTATCAATACCTTATATAGGAGATATACCTAAGGCTGATAATAATGATGAGATTGTAACATTGAACAGCAGGTCAAGTACAGCTGAATCATTACGTATTGTACGTACCAATCTTGAATTTATGCTTAGCCGGGTACCGGAAGGTGTTGGTAAGACTATATTTGTAACTTCTACTATTCCGCAGGAAGGTAAAACTTTTATATCTGTAAATCTTAGTGCAACAATTGCAATGTCAGGTAAAAAGGTATTACTCATAGGAATGGATATACGTAATCCTAAACTTGATGAATATATAGATATTCCATCTAAAGGTTTGAGCAATTACTTGTCAACTTCAAGTAATGCCTCTTATAAAGAATATGTTGTTAAACTTAAGGATTATGATAATTTATATGTTATCCCGCCTGGTATAATTCCTCCAAATCCTGCAGAATTGCTTATGTCTCCTAAAATCGAGGAATTATTTAATGATTTGCAGCAGGAGTATGATTATATAGTAGTTGATACTGCACCGGTAAGCCTTGTAACAGATACCTTAATAATTGCTCATCATGCCCACAGTTTCTTGTATGTGGTTCGTGATAATCATCTTGATAAGCGTTTGCTATCGGTGCCTGAATCATTATACAATGAAGGCAAACTGCCAAACATGGGTATAATACTTAATGATACAGTTAAACATCACGGGTATGCCTACGGCTACGGTTATGGCTACGGCTATGGTTATGGCTACGGCTATGGTCCTGCTGTAAAGAAAAAATCACTGCTTGACAGGATATTAAGAAGGAAATAA
- a CDS encoding nucleoside-diphosphate sugar epimerase/dehydratase → MAKKVRKELGDAVNHAISNTKLWNSVHSLGYLPRWIILVIDLFVIAITGLISYILIHRTGVLYVKKDVYIISIPVYLIISLVTFRVFRTYSGIIRYSSYIDAVKIFFAQFTAAFFLLGFNSIYYALNGDLLYLNIGILINAIFSFSCLFLYRVLIKQFFENYVGNKGQKLTKAIIYGTDANAIAVANALKAEIPARFKLVGFIDKYSQNRSKMILGLPILQHKKRTSTLMRVFGAQALVIADKSLTKEEKLTIVDECLEFNYKVYTVPLVSDWEDQKEISKKIKNFQIQDLLERKPIVLDNISISSQLKNKTVMITGAAGSIGSEIVRQVIQFSPRRVIMVDQAETPLHHLSLEVEKLSTHVKLHSVISDVRNGEAMEGIFNYYKPEVVYHAAAYKHVPMMEKNPSQAVFVNVMGTKLVADLSCKYNVDTFVMVSTDKAVNPSNVMGASKRIAEKYVQSLQEHIRANGSGCKTKFITTRFGNVLGSNGSVVPLFTKQIEAGGPITLTHPDIIRYFMTIPEACQLVLEAGAMGKGGEIYIFDMGKPVKIIDLANKMIRLAGFVPDKDIEIKVIGLRPGEKLYEELLNDTSSTLPTHHEKIMIAKEIFEDFSNLSMNVSDLISIANTFNREDVVVKMKEIVPEFISLNSNYQVFDKNVIAK, encoded by the coding sequence TTGGCCAAAAAAGTACGTAAAGAATTGGGTGATGCCGTAAATCATGCTATCAGCAATACAAAATTGTGGAATAGCGTGCACAGCCTTGGCTATCTGCCACGTTGGATAATCTTGGTTATTGATTTATTTGTTATTGCAATAACCGGCCTAATATCTTACATACTTATACATCGTACAGGAGTTCTTTATGTAAAGAAAGATGTATATATCATAAGTATTCCTGTGTACCTTATCATAAGCCTGGTTACTTTCAGGGTTTTCCGCACTTATTCCGGTATCATAAGGTACTCATCATACATTGATGCTGTTAAAATATTTTTTGCACAATTTACTGCTGCTTTTTTCCTATTGGGGTTCAACAGCATTTACTACGCTCTTAACGGAGATTTATTATACCTGAATATAGGTATACTCATCAATGCCATTTTTTCTTTCAGCTGCTTGTTCTTGTACAGGGTCTTAATCAAGCAATTCTTTGAGAATTATGTAGGCAACAAAGGGCAGAAACTTACCAAAGCCATAATTTACGGTACCGATGCCAACGCCATAGCTGTTGCGAACGCACTTAAGGCAGAAATCCCTGCACGATTTAAACTTGTTGGCTTTATAGATAAGTACAGCCAGAACCGCTCAAAAATGATTTTGGGGCTGCCAATATTACAACATAAAAAGCGTACATCTACGCTTATGCGTGTTTTTGGTGCGCAGGCCCTTGTAATTGCTGATAAAAGCCTTACCAAAGAAGAAAAACTTACCATTGTAGACGAATGCCTTGAATTTAATTACAAGGTATATACTGTACCATTGGTATCTGACTGGGAAGACCAAAAAGAAATATCAAAAAAAATCAAGAATTTCCAGATTCAGGATTTACTGGAGCGCAAACCGATTGTGCTTGATAACATTTCAATCTCGTCTCAGTTAAAAAACAAGACGGTAATGATAACCGGTGCAGCAGGCTCAATTGGCAGTGAAATAGTACGCCAGGTAATACAATTTAGTCCCAGGAGAGTTATAATGGTTGATCAGGCTGAAACACCATTACATCATCTTAGCCTTGAAGTTGAAAAACTGTCTACGCACGTAAAACTGCATTCTGTGATTTCAGATGTGCGTAACGGTGAAGCGATGGAGGGAATATTCAACTATTATAAGCCTGAAGTTGTTTATCATGCCGCAGCTTACAAACATGTGCCTATGATGGAGAAAAATCCGTCACAGGCGGTTTTTGTAAATGTAATGGGTACAAAGCTGGTGGCAGACCTTTCATGCAAATATAATGTTGACACTTTTGTAATGGTATCAACAGATAAGGCTGTTAACCCAAGCAACGTTATGGGTGCCAGCAAGCGCATCGCTGAAAAATATGTGCAATCGCTTCAGGAACATATAAGGGCAAACGGCAGTGGCTGCAAAACAAAATTTATAACTACACGCTTTGGCAATGTGCTGGGGTCAAATGGGTCGGTAGTACCGCTGTTTACAAAACAGATAGAAGCCGGTGGCCCAATTACGCTTACACATCCTGACATTATAAGGTACTTTATGACCATTCCTGAAGCATGCCAGCTGGTGCTGGAGGCCGGAGCTATGGGTAAAGGTGGTGAAATCTATATATTTGATATGGGTAAGCCGGTGAAAATTATTGATCTGGCAAATAAGATGATTCGCCTTGCAGGGTTTGTGCCGGATAAAGACATTGAGATAAAGGTTATAGGGCTACGTCCGGGTGAAAAGCTTTATGAAGAGCTGCTTAATGATACATCAAGTACTCTGCCAACCCATCATGAAAAAATTATGATAGCCAAAGAAATATTTGAAGACTTTAGCAATTTATCAATGAACGTTAGTGATTTGATTTCCATAGCAAATACGTTTAACAGAGAAGATGTTGTTGTAAAAATGAAGGAGATAGTACCTGAGTTCATCAGCCTAAATTCTAACTATCAGGTATTCGATAAAAATGTCATCGCCAAATAG
- a CDS encoding DegT/DnrJ/EryC1/StrS aminotransferase family protein, whose product MADSKIWLSSPHMGGGEQKYVQEAFDTNWVAPLGPNVTGFEQDLEKYIGGERFVGALSSGTAAIHLGLIMLGVEAGDEVICQSMTFSASANPIKYLGATPVFIDSEETTWNICPIALEEAIKDRIAKGKKPKAIIAVHLYGMPYQADEVNRIAQQYDIPVLEDSAEALGSRYKGKSCGTLADLGILSFNGNKIITTSGGGAIVTKTKEQKDTAVFLSTQARDNAPHYQHSHVGYNYRMSNICAGIGRGQMEVLDKHINLRRSMHQFYAELFADIEGVSILSEPNEDYHSNFWLSSIVIDPLKTGGKDREGLRLALEAENIECRPLWKPMHLQPVFEGCPYYGKKVSEKLFENGLCLPSGSNLTEDEKSRISKAIKQFFS is encoded by the coding sequence ATGGCCGACAGCAAGATTTGGCTCTCGTCACCGCACATGGGTGGTGGTGAGCAAAAATATGTTCAGGAAGCGTTTGATACTAATTGGGTTGCACCTTTGGGCCCTAACGTTACAGGCTTTGAGCAGGATCTTGAGAAATATATCGGAGGTGAGCGTTTCGTGGGCGCTTTAAGTTCAGGTACTGCTGCCATCCATTTGGGGCTTATAATGCTTGGCGTTGAAGCAGGAGATGAGGTTATATGCCAGAGCATGACATTTTCAGCATCAGCCAATCCGATAAAATATCTGGGCGCTACTCCTGTCTTTATTGATAGTGAAGAAACAACCTGGAATATTTGCCCTATAGCGCTTGAAGAGGCAATAAAAGACCGTATTGCAAAAGGTAAAAAACCGAAAGCTATTATAGCTGTGCATCTTTATGGTATGCCCTATCAGGCAGACGAAGTAAACCGAATAGCACAGCAATACGATATCCCGGTGCTTGAAGACAGCGCAGAAGCCTTGGGCAGCCGCTACAAAGGCAAAAGCTGTGGTACCCTTGCAGATTTAGGAATACTTTCTTTCAACGGAAATAAAATCATTACAACATCAGGCGGGGGAGCAATTGTAACTAAAACTAAAGAACAGAAAGATACTGCTGTATTTCTTTCAACACAGGCGCGTGACAACGCCCCGCACTACCAGCATAGCCATGTAGGGTATAATTACCGTATGAGCAATATTTGCGCAGGTATTGGCCGCGGGCAGATGGAAGTTCTTGACAAGCATATAAACCTGAGGCGAAGCATGCACCAATTTTATGCAGAACTGTTTGCTGATATTGAAGGAGTGTCAATCTTAAGCGAACCCAATGAAGATTATCATTCAAACTTCTGGCTTAGTTCAATTGTAATTGATCCTCTTAAAACAGGTGGTAAAGACCGTGAAGGCCTTAGGCTGGCGCTTGAAGCAGAAAATATTGAGTGCAGGCCTTTGTGGAAACCAATGCACCTGCAGCCGGTTTTTGAAGGCTGTCCTTACTATGGTAAAAAAGTTTCAGAAAAGCTTTTTGAAAACGGATTGTGCCTGCCATCAGGTTCAAACCTGACAGAAGATGAAAAATCAAGGATAAGTAAAGCCATAAAACAATTTTTTTCGTAG
- a CDS encoding tyrosine-protein phosphatase — protein MLFFSKPKQSLADLIPDGYTDIHSHLLPGIDDGATDIADTASLIKSLEELGFKNFITTPHILTGVWNNTSEGIKETESETIARLPEYGIKAPLKSAAEYLMDDTFLSLLKTDKLLTLKENYVLVEMSYLNAPMQLYDIIYELQLRDYKPVLAHPERYNFYSGKIDEFHKLKKAGCLFQLNLLSVTGYYGKAPLETAKKLLEAGMIDFTGSDVHHQRHVEAIKSKVLLKDTAALINAMKRNQFFSC, from the coding sequence GTGCTATTCTTCAGTAAACCAAAACAAAGCCTTGCAGATCTTATCCCTGATGGATATACAGATATCCACTCACATTTGCTGCCAGGCATAGACGATGGCGCAACTGATATTGCCGATACGGCTTCACTTATAAAATCGCTGGAAGAATTGGGTTTTAAAAATTTTATAACCACACCTCATATCTTGACAGGGGTCTGGAATAATACCTCTGAAGGCATAAAAGAAACCGAAAGTGAAACAATTGCCCGACTGCCGGAATACGGTATTAAAGCGCCACTTAAAAGCGCTGCAGAATACCTGATGGATGACACCTTTTTAAGCCTGCTTAAAACAGATAAACTACTTACCCTGAAGGAAAACTATGTTCTTGTAGAGATGAGTTACCTAAATGCGCCGATGCAGTTGTATGATATAATTTACGAGTTACAATTGCGTGACTATAAACCGGTTCTTGCACATCCTGAACGGTACAATTTTTATTCCGGTAAGATTGACGAGTTTCACAAACTGAAAAAAGCAGGATGCCTTTTCCAGCTTAATCTTCTCTCAGTAACAGGCTACTACGGAAAAGCACCTCTGGAAACCGCAAAAAAATTACTTGAGGCTGGTATGATAGATTTTACCGGCAGTGATGTACACCATCAAAGGCATGTTGAAGCTATTAAATCAAAAGTGCTGCTGAAAGATACAGCAGCACTTATAAATGCTATGAAAAGAAATCAGTTTTTTAGCTGCTGA